The following DNA comes from Eleginops maclovinus isolate JMC-PN-2008 ecotype Puerto Natales chromosome 8, JC_Emac_rtc_rv5, whole genome shotgun sequence.
TCTGCCTCCCTGAGCTAATCTAATAAAACATCAGCGACTACATCTACGATTGCATTACTCTCCTAATACTGATTTACAGATTAGAGAATTGCAGTTTAGATTAATCTGTTTTCCCAAGgcatatatcatttataatacaTCTTTCTAATTAATTTTCTCTAATTTTGATCTGTTGCATTCCCTGTGTGTTCACATTATAGTACCATCAACAACAAGGAGACTTTGCATGGACAGTAATTTGTTTGATACATCTTCATATCacttggtttgtttttttccccatcttTTTAAAACGTTTTCCTTATTGTTTGCATAAAAGCATCAGAATCCAGTTTAACGCAAACTCAGTTTTCACAAAAATTGAACCTGCCAGGGTGTAATTTGGGcaagaaacataaatattaaatacaaaacattacaaagaaatatattttcaaaatactatttaaaaatatgtacaatgtaacaaaatgtgcaaaactTCATCTGGTTTTACTTGCATATGATGGTATTAGTAGCATTAGTAATGATAAAGCTATCATGCCCTAGCAGTGGCCCTGGAGCTGATGGAGCAGGGAGTGAACATTTGGCAACCGACGCCCCGAAagtcctcctgctcctcctgctcacAGAATGGCTCTTCTGATGGCTCTCTGCCTAATGGCTGTAATCAGGAAAGGTGCGTATTCCCCTGGACAGGATCAAATATAAATTCAGATGAATCTGTTAGACTCAATTTGCCATGTTCCCCTCTTACCAGGGCTCCCTTAAAGCTCCTCTGTGACACAATGAAGTACCAGATCATCTCCCGTGCTTTCTATGGATGTGAGTACAACCAACTGTTGGTTATCCATTCATTTGGGAATCATTACATTCCCAGTGAAGTTGTTCTtatcaataaaaacatctgtctTTCTTCTCCAGGGCTTGCATACTGCCGTCATCTGTCCACGGTTCGCACACACCTATCTGCTCTGGTCAACATCACTATAGTTGATCCTGATGTGCCCTGTGATTCCCGAGGAGGCCTCTCTGTGGAGGTCTGGGGCCAATTCCTCAACGACAGCTCTGTAagatacacacagaaacaccaggcgaaaagtattttgttttgaattacTGTATTAAATGGTTATTTTATGTAGTGTGTGATTTCCGTGTGCATTGATAAATAGCAGAGTTCATCTTGTTTAGGTGTTTGATGCAGAGGAGATACACAGGCTTGTGTATTATGGTGGTGTGGCTCCTTCACTACGCAAAGAGGTCTGGCCTTTCCTGTTGGGACACTACCAGTTCACCATGACAGCCAAATGCCGACAAGAGGTATACTGATGAGCTGTTTGAAGACTGAGACTGCATAAAGAACACATATACACCACTGGGAATGTTACGATCTTTGTTACACAAGGTTTCCATTTCAGATTGACGAGCAGATGCGGATCATGTATGAGCAGACGATGAAGGAGTGGCAGGGGTGTGAGGCCATCGTCCGTCAGAGGGAGAGCGAGAAGCATGCTGAGGCCATCGCCAGATGTTCGTCTGGAGCCAGTGTGGAGAGAGGCCCTGTGCAGCGGGACTCCACCATCAGCACAGATGCAAGTTTGACCTCTTTGCATAACATGTGCTGTATAACGTGACCATTATCCCAACAGATAGAGGAGAACTGTTTATAGTATTTTGAGGTCATTTCTAAGAAAGGTTGTGTGATGCTTTTCTCTGTTACAGTCATCTCTGTGTAGCAGCTCAGATCCACAGAGTGCCGTCTCACAAAGTGATTCCAGTAACAGCGCACAGGTACTTTCTCATGAGAATGAAGTTCAAAACAGAAATTGAGTCCAGAATAAGGTTTTACCGGTGTTTCTTTCTTCTAATATGTGTAATCCCACTCTTTAAAACTTACTGTAGTGTAGGTCATAACTCTATTCATTTCCTACTTTTCATTCAAATTGAACTTCAATCAACTGGCAAAATACTTGCTCAGAATAGGCTAATAGTCATCATACATCTTTAAGTAATAGATAacttagaaataaaaacaataagctGCAGTGTTAAAACCTTTTTTCCAATCTAACTCTGACCCAAAGTTAAATGTGAAGGATTAAATATGACATTGTTAGATAACAAGACAactttgaaatacatttttgccaaAAGCTGCCTGGAAAGTTGGAAATCATTCTCAAAACGTATAGTATTCCTTGAAAGTTGCATCATTAGTATATATTATTCATAGCTTTTGGGCTAACTCAAATAAAAGCACTGGTATAATGCTTCATCATTTGTCCTTGTCATTGAGCAAGGTTACATAATCTACTGCATATTCAATGCGTTGCTTTTGTCACCAGGTATTTGGATCGGTTGAGGCAGTGGATCAGATTGAGGCTGAACCCAAGGCTGAGAAGCAGAAATACAGCACAGTAGTCCAGTGAAGGATATCACAAGTGGCACCACAGGTGCCCCACAGATTCCCTCTGGCAGCCCCTCCTCTCCGGGTCTGACAAATCAGCAGCCATGTTCAAAAATCAGCCCTCTTCTAATAGAGCCAGCTGTTGGATCCGCAACCATTCAGCCCGTCAGTGGAAGAATCTGAAATCTTAAATGAGAAAACAACTGCActgcaggaagaggaggtaAAGGAGCCAGTAGCTAGTAGTAATGTCGAGGTGTTTGAGACAAACACGGAGACCGTTTCAGAAGGTGAGGTTCAGGACTGTGGAATCAGTGAGTCACAAGAGACATTTAACTCTAAAGAAATAACGGAAGTAGAAGAAAAAGGTGTTTCAACAAGTGAGCCATTTGAAGACTTGAAAGCAGTAGACACAAATATGAATTTAAGAAGTGTTCCAGAAAGCACAAATGTTCTAAAACTAGAGACAGAGATCCATAATGAATATTTCCAAGCACCTCCACTCGGGCAGACCTTGGGATTTCAAGCACAAAAGAGCAAAGAACTGGACTTGGAGCCTCTATGTCCGcctgcagaagaaaaacacacaaatccacCAAGTGAAGAACCTGAAATCACTTCTGAAAAAAAGGCCTCTACcacagagtcagagagaaaggaTGCTGAATTAACGATTTGTGACTCGACTGAAATCAAAAAAGACAAACCtacagacattttatttgagaaaCCTGGTTCAATTTCACCTGTCAGACAAGTACTGAACGCTCTCCAGTCAGCGTCAAGGGGCAGCCTTTCATTAACGTCACACTCTCGGCAGTCTCCAGACACAGCAGATTCAGACGACTCTCCTTCTGCCCTGGAAATGGAGGACATACCTGCAGGGACATGTGTGACCTCTGAGGATATCAAGTCCAGGCCTCTGACTGGCCTTGCTGCACCCCCTGTCTCTCTTgcacaaagactgaaaataGCATCAGAGGATTTTGTCCTAGATCACCATCTGGACACAGCCTGCAACACCAGCCCTGAGGGCACCGACTTGGGCCTTTCTGAGGAGGAGCATGAGATGGAAAATGTGCTTGCTGAACCGGAGTCTGCAGAGGTCGGAGGAGATGCCAAATTGGACGAATCCTCAGAAGAACAAACCTATTCTGTAAGCAATACACAAGACATACCACTTTTTTAATAGTTGGCATCACATGCTAACAGAATTCTCTCtatattttttttgtagcaAGAAACACTGGACATGTACCTGATCAACTTGCATCGCATTGACAAAGATGTCCGACGCTGCGACAGAGCGTATTGGTACTTCACTCCTGAGAACCTGGAGAAGCTGCGTAACATCATGTGCAGGTAAATGCTTCTCCATGCCAAATTTCCCTGACGTTTGTCTCAAAACATGCAAATCTGACAGATATGGTTGTCTTCGCAGTTACGTGTGGCAGCATCTCGATACAGGTTACGTCCAGGGCATGTGTGATTTGCTAGCTCCCCTACTGGTTATTCTGGACGATGGTCAGTGAAACACAAACTCTCAGTATATACTTCTTAAAATGCAATTAACTGGCTAAATT
Coding sequences within:
- the sgsm1b gene encoding LOW QUALITY PROTEIN: small G protein signaling modulator 1 (The sequence of the model RefSeq protein was modified relative to this genomic sequence to represent the inferred CDS: inserted 1 base in 1 codon; deleted 1 base in 1 codon) — protein: MFSPVTEAETRQKLLRNVKKEVKQIMEEAVTRKFVHADSSHIISFCAVVEACMLHGLKRRIAGLLCSNKVAALFMKAAKSYSPAEELCHKVQEMQQLIENSKQNNSSQSNDRSRQSKLANIPPQALKHLWIRTALIEKLLDKIVMYLVENSSAFYEKEAMLLDPVDGPILASLLVGPCALEYTKVKTADHFWTDPSADELVQRHRIHSGHCRQDSPSRRPALIQKRQSSGSMDDRPLMWVRDYVESLHQNSRTTLLFGKNNVLVQPRDDMEAIPGYLSLHQTADLMTLKWTPNQLMNGNVGELDSEKSVYWDYAMTIRLDEIVYLHCHQQVNSGGTVVLVSQDGIQRPPLHFPKGGHILQFLTCLETGLLPHGQLDPPLWNQRGKGKVFPKLRKRSPHGSCDSVSDKEDDEATDYVFRILFPGNQMEFTVALELMEQGVNIWQPTPRKSSCSSCSQNGSSDGSLPNGCNQERAPLKLLCDTMKYQIISRAFYGWLAYCRHLSTVRTHLSALVNITIVDPDVPCDSRGGLSVEVWGQFLNDSSVFDAEEIHRLVYYGGVAPSLRKEVWPFLLGHYQFTMTAKCRQEIDEQMRIMYEQTMKEWQGCEAIVRQRESEKHAEAIARCSSGASVERGPVQRDSTISTDSSLCSSSDPQSAVSQSDSSNSAQVFGSVEAVDQIEAEPKAEKXEIQHSSPVKDITSGTTGAPQIPSGSPSSPGLTNQQPCSKISPLLIEPAVGSATIQPSVEESEILNEKTTALQEEEVKEPVASSNVEVFETNTETVSEGEVQDCGISESQETFNSKEITEVEEKGVSTSEPFEDLKAVDTNMNLRSVPESTNVLKLETEIHNEYFQAPPLGQTLGFQAQKSKELDLEPLCPPAEEKHTNPPSEEPEITSEKKASTTESERKDAELTICDSTEIKKDKPTDILFEKPGSISPVRQVLNALQSASRGSLSLTSHSRQSPDTADSDDSPSALEMEDIPAGTCVTSEDIKSRPLTGLAAPPVSLAQRLKIASEDFVLDHHLDTACNTSPEGTDLGLSEEEHEMENVLAEPESAEVGGDAKLDESSEEQTYSQETLDMYLINLHRIDKDVRRCDRAYWYFTPENLEKLRNIMCSYVWQHLDTGYVQGMCDLLAPLLVILDDEVVAFSCFTELMKRMNHNFPHGGAMDSHFANMRSLIQILDSELFELMQQNGDYTHFYFCYRWFLLDFKREMVYDDVYSVWETIWAAKYISSEHFVLFIALALVEMYRDIILENNMDFTDIIKFFNEMAERHNVPQVLMMARDLVNKVQTLIENK